TGACTGCTTTTTCTTTGAGCGAGACAGGTCGGACAGGCTTACTGCGGGGAGCATGTCTCGCAGCGCTGGTTTTCGCCGTTTCCGGATGCGCGAGCACTAACAAGCCGGATCGCATGTCCACCGGCTCCATTCCTGCGACCACACGCTCCTATGACCACATGAACATGGACCAGCTCCGGCAGGCGGAAGAGACGGCCGGCAAGGCCTATGAGCGCAGCCCCAAGGACAGGTCAGTCGGCATGAATTATGCCAACGTGCTGATGATGACCGGCAAGAACACACAGGCGCTCGCGGTCATGCAGCAGATCGCCATCGCCAATCCGGCCGACCGCGAGGTGCTTGCCGCCTATGGCAAGGCGCAGGCAGCATCAGGCCAGCTCGAACAGGCCCTTTCAACCATCCAGAGAGCACAGACGCCTGATCG
This region of Agrobacterium tumefaciens genomic DNA includes:
- a CDS encoding tetratricopeptide repeat protein translates to MTAFSLSETGRTGLLRGACLAALVFAVSGCASTNKPDRMSTGSIPATTRSYDHMNMDQLRQAEETAGKAYERSPKDRSVGMNYANVLMMTGKNTQALAVMQQIAIANPADREVLAAYGKAQAASGQLEQALSTIQRAQTPDRPDWRLYSAEGAVLDQLGRSNEARTKYRQALDLKPNDPSVLSNLGMSYVLSSDPRTAETYLQSAIAQPGADSRVRQNLALVVGLQGRFAEAERIAVQELSPQQAQANLGYLRGMLSQQNSWQQLAKKDNKPAG